From one Bacteriovorax sp. BAL6_X genomic stretch:
- the pgk gene encoding phosphoglycerate kinase, producing MALQFIDSIEESQIKDKKVLVRFDFNVPLDKETKEITDTTRIDNALETIKLILDKGASKLIMMSHLGRPKGQINPDFSLEPVATYLADKLGEEVTLTESCLDRGIKTLLTLNSNKIILLENLRFHKEETQNDREFARKLSEYADIYVNDAFGAAHRKHASTFEINAFFKNRAYAGLLMKKEIEALSKIIQKPETPFVAVVGGAKVSDKIKIIERLLSSVSSLLIGGAMAYPFLKAKGNEVGSSLCSDEDVSLAKKIFSQSTAHKIVLPIDHIISSEFGGKPEAVDKVGIPDGKMGLDIGEQTIAKYSSLLREAKTILWNGPMGIFENEDYAKGTFAIAEALSESDAYTLVGGGDSVSAVNKSGLASKMSHVSTGGGASLEFIEKGSLPGISALKFGVE from the coding sequence ATGGCGTTACAATTTATAGACAGCATTGAAGAGTCGCAAATCAAAGACAAGAAAGTTCTTGTTCGTTTTGACTTCAATGTACCTCTAGATAAAGAAACTAAAGAGATTACTGATACAACAAGAATTGATAATGCTCTTGAAACAATCAAGCTAATCCTAGACAAAGGAGCATCTAAACTTATTATGATGTCTCACCTTGGTCGTCCAAAGGGACAAATAAATCCAGACTTCTCTCTTGAGCCAGTTGCAACTTACCTAGCAGATAAACTAGGAGAAGAAGTTACTCTAACTGAGTCATGTCTTGATCGTGGTATTAAAACACTACTTACACTTAACTCAAATAAAATCATCCTTCTTGAAAACCTTCGTTTTCACAAAGAAGAAACGCAAAATGATCGCGAGTTTGCTCGTAAGCTTTCTGAATACGCAGACATCTATGTTAACGATGCATTTGGTGCTGCTCACAGAAAACATGCTTCCACTTTTGAAATCAACGCATTCTTTAAGAACCGTGCTTACGCTGGACTTCTTATGAAGAAAGAAATTGAGGCCCTTTCAAAAATTATTCAAAAACCAGAGACTCCATTCGTGGCAGTAGTTGGTGGTGCAAAAGTAAGTGATAAAATTAAGATAATTGAAAGATTACTTTCAAGCGTATCAAGTCTTTTAATCGGCGGTGCGATGGCCTACCCATTTCTTAAAGCAAAAGGAAATGAAGTAGGATCTTCTCTTTGTTCTGATGAAGACGTAAGCCTAGCAAAGAAGATCTTTTCACAAAGTACTGCACACAAAATTGTTCTTCCAATTGACCACATCATTTCAAGTGAGTTTGGTGGTAAGCCAGAAGCAGTTGATAAAGTAGGTATTCCGGATGGAAAAATGGGCCTAGATATTGGAGAACAAACAATTGCAAAGTACAGCTCTCTTCTTCGTGAAGCAAAGACAATTCTTTGGAATGGGCCAATGGGAATCTTTGAAAATGAAGATTATGCCAAGGGTACTTTTGCAATCGCTGAAGCTTTAAGTGAGTCAGATGCCTACACTCTTGTTGGTGGTGGAGACTCGGTAAGTGCTGTAAACAAATCAGGACTTGCAAGCAAAATGAGTCACGTTTCAACTGGTGGTGGTGCTTCTCTTGAGTTTATCGAGAAAGGTAGTCTTCCAGGAATTAGTGCTCTAAAATTTGGTGTTGAATAA